A stretch of the Kroppenstedtia eburnea genome encodes the following:
- a CDS encoding non-ribosomal peptide synthetase has translation MQLLFHCKDHQNRMNTKKWDRYDLFMVCCFEKKVADVSFRYNGQLFDHATIDRMLMNFQVLLQGALSTPEMAIARLPLLEEAERQKLLLEWNNAEVELPQELIHEKFAAIACQMPDQTAVEADGVTWTYRELNDRSERLANFLRREGVGPDVLVGICMERSVEMLIGLFGILKAGGAYVPLDPANPQERLSFLLADSGVSVLLTQEKWLSDLPRYEGRVICLDRDWPRIASCADAPPPSRVHADNLAYMIYTSGSTGTPKGVLIPHHGLSNYLAWALDAYGVEQGIGSIVSTSLAFDATITSLFLPLLTGRRVILLRDGEEVEQLSQQLRKHQNLSLLKITPAHLPLLNQQLSPEELAGRVRTVVIGGAALRGEDIAFWQQADPETRFINEYGPTETVVGCSVYEAKEMGGAVPIGRPIANMKLYVLDDWMQPVPIGVPGELYIGGVALARGYHNRPELTAERFVPNPFSDEPGSRLYKTGDRARYLSDGNLEYLGRVDDQVKLRGYRIEPGEIQGVLLQHPAVAEAIVILREDTPGDQRLVAYVTVSEGHEWNLRDVKQHLVELLPSYMVPSAYVALDEIPLTLNGKVDHRALPAPDPTYMKRKDDDLTLPRTPVEEKLAAIFEDLLHVESVDIHDSFFEIGGHSLLATQLISRVYDEFQVKLPIQSLFQLKSVEKLSRRIEQAWMDENEAEGFLLRRIPRDGNLRLSFAQHRMWFLHRLNPESTAYHIPTVIHLEGSLDTEALLHSIREIVNRQESFRTRFYEVEGEPVQEIREQTEFEVPLIQLKQADRDQVRLLMKKLVDEPFDLSEGPLFRGALVQTGEHEHYLIWVVHHIISDGWSEELFRKELAIWYRAFLTGESSPLPELPIQYADYAHWQQEWMKGSVIRQQLQYWTQQLSGTPPLLQMPTDRPRPAVQSFRGATHRFAIAKGLYEQIKQLSHEADMTLFMTLFASFNTWLHRYSGQEDLWVGSAIANRNRTEIEELMGFFVNTLVLRTDFSDNPTFQELLKQVRDVALQAYENQDVPFERLVEELQPERDLSYSPLFQVMFVMQNTPVQEVDAPGLKIRRTEFDSETAKFDLTMFVTEMEEELLVSLEYNADLFDAATIERMASHFGCLLHSIVANPQQRVGELPLLTWEEREWMLSEWNDTEVELPQELIHEKFAAIARQMPDQTAVEADGVTWTYRELNDRSERLANFLRREGVGPDVLVGICMERSVEMLIGLFGILKAGGAYVPLDPANPQERLSFLLADSGVSVLLTQEKWLSYLPQYEGRVVCLNRDWPRIDSCADAPPSSRVHADNLAYMIYTSGSTGTPKGVIIPHRGLTNYLAWALDAYGVEQGIGSIVSTSLAFDATITSLFLPLLTGRRVILLRDGEEVEQLSQLLRKHRPSLLKITPAHLPLLKQQLSPQELAGRVGTVVIGGAALRGEDIAFWQQADPETRFINEYGPTETVVGCGIYEAKEMGEGPVPIGRPIANMKLYVLDDWMQPVPIGVPGELYIGGVALARGYHNRPELTAERFVPNPFSDETGSRLYKTGDRARYLSDGNLEYLGRVDDQVKLRGYRIEPGEIQGVLLQHPAVAEAIVILREDSPGDQRLVAYVTVSEGHEWNLRDVKQHLAELLPSYMVPSAIVVLDALPLTLNGKVNRQLLPPPSHDPREGGDMAPRTPTEERLATIFADVLSVEQVGVHDHFFERGGHSLLVIQVLSRIRSTWNIELSVGALFEAPSVAELAEQVDRAVSESTQRVSLASVERTETMPVSFAQQRLWFLEQLEGESALYNVPLPLHIEGNLNEQALTSAIREIVRRHEVLRTTFTEVEGNVVQVIASAPSELQIPVIDLSEEGVEFRSMQVQRLIGQLAEQTFNLTQGPLFRSHLLKLKKDEHVLVLTLHHIVTDGWSNDVLIQELGQLYKAFVKGQPLPLPELPVQYADYATWQRQWLQGDRLDRQLKYWTHRLADAPSPLALQTDYPRPPVLSYRGAVRFFELPTGVSAALKKLSSHAGVTLFMTLLAAYKTLLFRESGEEDLVIGFPVANRNRSEIEGLIGFFVNTLVLRTDLSGNPTFQELLQQVKEVALEAYANQDVPFEKLVEELQPERNRSYSPLCQVVFAFQQERPTSIFCQDVTMTFCEVELKSSKFDLTFFMEERGEQLVGSVEYSTDLFAEKTIERMIEQYRAILESVVEDPQQRLREIQLRSDAGLVEEELDELFK, from the coding sequence GTGCAACTGTTATTTCACTGTAAAGACCATCAGAACAGGATGAATACAAAAAAATGGGATCGATATGATCTGTTTATGGTGTGCTGTTTTGAGAAGAAAGTGGCGGATGTAAGCTTCCGCTACAATGGTCAACTGTTCGATCATGCGACGATTGATCGTATGTTGATGAATTTTCAAGTCTTACTGCAAGGGGCCCTTTCCACTCCGGAGATGGCAATCGCACGCCTTCCGCTCTTGGAAGAAGCGGAACGGCAGAAATTGCTGTTGGAGTGGAACAACGCAGAGGTGGAGTTACCGCAAGAACTCATACATGAAAAGTTTGCTGCCATCGCCTGCCAAATGCCGGATCAAACAGCGGTGGAGGCGGATGGTGTGACATGGACCTATCGTGAGCTGAACGATCGTTCCGAACGTTTGGCAAACTTCCTGCGCAGGGAAGGGGTCGGACCGGATGTGTTGGTTGGGATCTGTATGGAGCGTTCGGTGGAAATGCTGATCGGACTGTTCGGCATCTTGAAGGCGGGTGGGGCCTATGTGCCGCTCGATCCTGCCAATCCGCAGGAACGGTTGAGTTTTTTACTTGCTGATTCGGGAGTATCTGTGTTGCTGACACAGGAGAAATGGCTGTCTGACCTGCCACGATATGAAGGGCGGGTGATCTGTCTGGACCGCGACTGGCCCCGGATCGCTTCCTGCGCCGACGCTCCGCCGCCAAGCCGCGTCCACGCTGACAACCTGGCCTATATGATCTATACCTCCGGTTCAACGGGAACGCCTAAAGGCGTGTTAATCCCCCATCACGGCCTGAGCAACTACCTGGCATGGGCCCTGGACGCCTACGGGGTGGAACAGGGGATCGGATCCATCGTATCCACCTCACTGGCCTTTGACGCGACTATCACCAGTTTGTTTCTGCCGTTGTTGACCGGTCGTCGGGTGATCTTGCTTCGTGACGGGGAGGAGGTTGAGCAACTGAGTCAACAGTTGCGCAAACACCAAAATCTCAGCCTGCTTAAGATCACTCCGGCGCATCTGCCCCTTCTTAACCAGCAACTTTCTCCGGAGGAACTGGCCGGCCGCGTGCGTACCGTGGTGATCGGCGGGGCGGCACTGCGGGGGGAGGACATCGCTTTCTGGCAACAGGCAGACCCCGAGACGAGGTTCATTAACGAATATGGTCCGACGGAGACCGTGGTGGGTTGTAGTGTTTATGAAGCAAAGGAGATGGGGGGAGCTGTACCGATCGGACGGCCCATCGCCAATATGAAGCTGTATGTACTGGATGACTGGATGCAACCGGTTCCGATCGGGGTGCCGGGGGAGCTGTATATCGGTGGGGTGGCGTTGGCGCGTGGATATCACAACCGCCCGGAACTGACTGCTGAGCGGTTTGTGCCGAATCCATTTTCGGATGAGCCAGGTTCCCGATTGTATAAAACCGGGGACAGGGCCCGCTATCTTTCAGATGGGAACCTGGAATACCTGGGACGGGTCGATGATCAGGTCAAGTTGCGGGGCTACCGGATTGAGCCCGGTGAAATCCAAGGGGTGTTGCTCCAACACCCGGCTGTTGCAGAGGCGATTGTGATCCTGCGTGAAGATACACCGGGGGATCAACGCTTGGTCGCCTATGTGACGGTTTCCGAAGGGCATGAATGGAACCTTCGCGATGTGAAACAGCACCTTGTCGAGTTGCTACCCTCCTACATGGTGCCGTCTGCTTATGTGGCGTTGGATGAAATTCCGTTAACGCTTAATGGGAAGGTGGACCATCGTGCCTTGCCTGCACCCGATCCGACTTACATGAAGCGAAAAGATGATGACCTCACCCTACCACGTACTCCTGTGGAAGAGAAGCTGGCTGCTATCTTTGAGGATCTGCTTCATGTGGAATCGGTTGATATTCATGACAGTTTTTTTGAGATCGGCGGGCATTCTTTACTCGCCACCCAATTGATTTCACGGGTATACGATGAATTTCAGGTGAAACTACCCATCCAGTCGCTGTTTCAATTGAAATCGGTCGAAAAATTATCCCGGCGGATTGAGCAAGCATGGATGGATGAGAATGAGGCAGAGGGTTTTTTATTGCGCCGGATCCCGCGGGACGGGAATTTGCGTTTATCATTCGCCCAACATCGGATGTGGTTTCTACATCGTCTGAATCCGGAAAGCACTGCCTACCATATCCCGACCGTGATACATCTGGAAGGATCCCTCGATACAGAAGCGTTATTGCACAGTATCCGTGAAATCGTTAACCGCCAGGAGTCCTTCCGCACCCGATTTTATGAGGTTGAGGGAGAGCCCGTACAAGAAATACGGGAACAGACGGAGTTTGAGGTACCGCTGATTCAATTGAAGCAAGCGGACCGGGATCAGGTTCGCCTCTTGATGAAGAAACTGGTAGATGAGCCCTTTGATCTGTCCGAAGGTCCATTGTTTCGTGGTGCACTGGTGCAGACCGGTGAACATGAGCACTATCTGATCTGGGTGGTGCATCACATCATCTCAGACGGATGGTCAGAGGAGCTGTTCAGGAAGGAACTGGCTATCTGGTATCGTGCCTTCCTGACCGGAGAGTCTTCGCCGTTGCCTGAGCTTCCGATTCAATATGCCGACTATGCTCATTGGCAACAAGAATGGATGAAAGGGAGTGTGATAAGGCAACAGTTGCAGTATTGGACACAACAACTCAGCGGCACCCCGCCTTTATTGCAAATGCCGACCGACAGGCCACGCCCGGCGGTACAGTCGTTCCGTGGTGCAACTCATCGATTTGCTATTGCCAAGGGGTTGTACGAGCAGATTAAACAGTTGTCCCATGAGGCAGACATGACGCTGTTTATGACACTGTTCGCCTCATTTAACACATGGCTCCACCGGTACAGTGGGCAGGAAGATCTCTGGGTCGGATCGGCGATTGCGAACCGCAACCGCACGGAGATTGAAGAATTGATGGGTTTCTTTGTGAATACGCTGGTACTGCGGACCGACTTTTCCGATAACCCAACCTTTCAAGAATTGTTGAAACAAGTGCGGGATGTCGCTTTGCAGGCGTATGAAAATCAGGATGTTCCCTTTGAACGATTGGTGGAGGAATTGCAACCGGAGCGGGACCTCAGTTATTCACCGCTATTCCAAGTGATGTTCGTGATGCAAAACACCCCGGTTCAAGAGGTGGACGCGCCTGGCTTGAAGATACGCCGGACTGAATTTGATTCCGAAACGGCTAAATTTGACCTCACGATGTTTGTGACAGAAATGGAAGAAGAATTGCTGGTGAGTTTGGAATATAACGCGGATCTGTTTGACGCTGCCACCATCGAGCGAATGGCAAGTCATTTTGGTTGTCTGCTCCACAGCATCGTCGCCAATCCACAACAGCGGGTGGGTGAATTGCCGCTGTTGACCTGGGAGGAGCGCGAATGGATGCTGTCGGAGTGGAACGACACAGAGGTGGAGTTACCGCAAGAACTCATACATGAAAAGTTTGCTGCCATCGCCCGCCAAATGCCGGATCAAACAGCGGTGGAGGCGGATGGTGTGACATGGACCTATCGTGAGCTGAACGATCGTTCCGAACGTTTGGCAAACTTCCTGCGCAGGGAAGGGGTCGGACCGGATGTGTTGGTTGGGATCTGTATGGAGCGTTCGGTGGAAATGCTGATCGGACTGTTCGGCATCCTGAAGGCGGGTGGGGCCTATGTGCCGCTCGATCCTGCCAATCCACAGGAACGGTTGAGTTTTTTACTTGCTGATTCGGGAGTATCTGTGTTGCTGACACAGGAGAAATGGTTATCCTACCTCCCGCAGTACGAGGGACGGGTGGTCTGTCTGAACCGCGACTGGCCCCGGATCGATTCCTGCGCCGACGCTCCGCCGTCAAGCAGGGTCCACGCTGACAACCTGGCCTATATGATCTATACCTCCGGTTCAACTGGAACGCCTAAGGGTGTGATCATCCCGCATCGCGGCTTGACCAACTACCTGGCGTGGGCCCTGGACGCCTACGGGGTGGAACAGGGGATCGGATCCATCGTATCCACCTCACTGGCCTTTGACGCGACTATCACCAGTTTGTTTCTGCCGTTGTTGACCGGTCGTCGGGTGATCTTGCTTCGTGACGGGGAGGAGGTTGAGCAACTGAGTCAGCTGTTGCGGAAACATCGACCCAGCTTGCTCAAGATCACTCCGGCGCACCTGCCCCTGCTCAAGCAACAACTTTCTCCGCAGGAACTGGCCGGCCGCGTGGGGACAGTGGTGATCGGCGGGGCGGCGCTGCGGGGGGAGGACATCGCTTTCTGGCAACAGGCAGACCCCGAGACGAGGTTCATTAACGAATATGGTCCCACGGAGACCGTGGTGGGTTGTGGTATTTATGAAGCAAAGGAGATGGGGGAAGGACCTGTACCGATCGGACGACCCATCGCCAATATGAAGCTGTATGTACTGGATGACTGGATGCAACCGGTTCCGATCGGGGTGCCGGGGGAGCTGTATATCGGTGGGGTGGCGCTGGCGCGTGGATATCACAACCGCCCGGAACTGACTGCTGAGCGGTTTGTGCCGAATCCATTTTCGGATGAGACAGGTTCCCGATTGTATAAAACAGGGGACAGGGCCCGCTATCTTTCCGATGGGAACCTGGAATACCTGGGACGGGTCGACGATCAGGTCAAGTTGCGGGGCTACCGGATTGAGCCCGGTGAAATCCAAGGGGTGTTGCTCCAACACCCGGCTGTTGCAGAGGCGATTGTGATCCTGCGTGAAGATTCACCGGGGGATCAACGCTTGGTCGCCTATGTGACGGTTTCCGAAGGGCATGAATGGAACCTTCGCGATGTGAAACAGCACCTTGCCGAGTTGCTACCCTCCTACATGGTGCCATCCGCCATCGTGGTGCTGGATGCACTCCCGTTGACCCTAAACGGCAAAGTGAACCGTCAATTGCTCCCACCTCCCAGTCATGATCCGAGGGAAGGGGGGGATATGGCTCCTCGTACGCCGACAGAAGAACGGCTGGCAACGATTTTTGCGGATGTGCTTAGTGTGGAACAAGTGGGTGTACATGACCATTTCTTCGAGAGAGGCGGCCACTCACTGTTGGTGATTCAGGTGCTCTCCCGCATCCGTAGCACTTGGAATATTGAACTGTCGGTAGGTGCACTGTTCGAAGCCCCTTCCGTCGCCGAGTTGGCTGAACAGGTGGACAGAGCTGTATCGGAATCGACACAGAGGGTGTCGTTGGCATCTGTCGAGCGTACAGAGACGATGCCTGTATCCTTTGCTCAGCAACGCCTGTGGTTTTTAGAGCAGTTGGAAGGAGAGAGTGCCTTATATAATGTTCCCCTGCCGTTACACATCGAGGGGAATTTGAACGAACAAGCCCTCACATCTGCCATCCGGGAGATTGTCCGTCGCCATGAAGTACTGCGTACGACCTTTACAGAGGTGGAAGGTAACGTTGTGCAGGTAATTGCGTCAGCGCCCTCAGAACTGCAAATTCCTGTGATTGATCTGAGTGAAGAGGGAGTGGAGTTCCGGAGCATGCAGGTCCAGAGGTTGATAGGTCAATTGGCAGAACAGACGTTTAATCTGACCCAAGGTCCTCTGTTTCGCAGTCATCTGCTCAAGCTGAAGAAAGATGAACATGTGTTGGTGCTGACCCTGCATCACATCGTTACAGATGGTTGGTCGAACGACGTGCTGATCCAGGAGCTGGGTCAACTGTATAAGGCCTTCGTGAAGGGACAACCGTTGCCATTGCCGGAGCTTCCAGTTCAATATGCGGATTATGCGACGTGGCAGCGGCAGTGGTTACAGGGGGACAGATTGGATCGACAACTCAAATATTGGACCCACCGCCTCGCGGACGCACCATCGCCCCTCGCATTACAGACGGACTACCCACGCCCTCCGGTTCTGTCCTATCGAGGCGCAGTGCGATTCTTCGAACTGCCGACAGGAGTAAGCGCCGCACTGAAAAAGCTGTCCAGCCATGCAGGAGTGACCCTGTTCATGACCCTGTTGGCTGCCTACAAGACCTTGTTGTTCCGTGAGTCCGGAGAAGAGGACCTTGTGATTGGTTTTCCGGTTGCGAATCGTAATCGCAGTGAGATTGAAGGGCTGATTGGTTTTTTCGTCAACACGTTGGTACTGCGTACCGACCTGTCAGGAAATCCGACCTTTCAAGAGCTGCTGCAACAAGTGAAGGAAGTGGCTTTGGAAGCGTATGCCAACCAGGATGTTCCCTTCGAGAAATTGGTTGAGGAATTGCAACCCGAGCGCAATCGCAGTTACTCGCCGTTGTGTCAAGTGGTGTTTGCCTTTCAACAGGAGAGGCCGACAAGTATTTTCTGCCAAGATGTGACAATGACTTTTTGCGAAGTGGAACTTAAGTCATCGAAATTCGATCTGACGTTTTTCATGGAAGAACGAGGGGAGCAACTGGTTGGCAGCGTGGAGTATAGTACCGATTTGTTTGCAGAGAAGACGATTGAACGAATGATTGAACAATACAGAGCGATCCTCGAAAGTGTGGTCGAAGATCCACAACAGCGTTTGCGTGAGATTCAATTACGTTCCGATGCAGGGTTGGTTGAAGAGGAACTTGATGAGTTATTTAAATGA
- a CDS encoding MFS transporter: MKKTMFAPLRQRNYGKIFLAQVLSDLGNWLDFIALNTLIVYVWDLGPEAVAALVITFALPWVLVGPIASVWIERVPKRMVMISSDLIRIAIVLGLYWAPNLYVLLPLVFLKGSCGAIFDPARHSAIRMIVPKESLPQAVSLSQFSVQSTKVIAPILGAVFVSMAGARSAFLVESVLFLLSALLLMTLPVLKPQPSDGEPTQEKESFWVQFRQGWAHVITNRLLFVATLSIMVGLFINFMYDGLFPLWTKHLHMDEKVFGMVLSAIGLGSVLGAVVIGQFAAWQKRPLAIMSIGAAIGGSQLLLMGLGGLEAIGGGVYLWFIVFLVLGMSSSAVFIPFGYIMQMETPQNLIGRVSATTNAVQNTTMLVSPSIGAFLAKIFGVGYVFFGSGLAMTLFGVSVLMVSFRISGGKSVKSSDKEGSVSA, translated from the coding sequence ATGAAAAAAACGATGTTTGCCCCTTTGCGACAACGTAATTATGGAAAGATCTTTCTTGCACAAGTGCTTTCGGACCTAGGGAACTGGCTTGACTTTATTGCGTTGAACACATTGATTGTTTATGTTTGGGATCTGGGGCCGGAAGCGGTAGCGGCTCTTGTGATCACCTTTGCACTTCCATGGGTGCTGGTGGGTCCGATTGCCAGTGTTTGGATCGAACGGGTGCCGAAACGGATGGTGATGATTTCGAGTGATCTGATACGTATTGCGATTGTTCTCGGGCTGTATTGGGCACCCAATCTGTACGTATTGTTACCTTTGGTTTTTTTGAAAGGAAGTTGCGGGGCGATCTTCGACCCGGCAAGACACAGCGCAATTCGGATGATTGTTCCCAAAGAAAGCCTTCCGCAAGCGGTCTCCCTCAGTCAATTTTCAGTACAGTCCACCAAAGTGATTGCACCGATTCTAGGCGCTGTTTTTGTTAGTATGGCAGGGGCGCGAAGTGCTTTTCTGGTGGAAAGCGTGTTGTTCCTGTTGTCCGCATTACTTCTTATGACGCTTCCGGTGTTAAAGCCGCAACCTTCCGACGGTGAGCCGACACAAGAGAAAGAAAGTTTTTGGGTACAGTTTCGGCAAGGGTGGGCGCATGTGATTACCAATCGTTTGCTTTTTGTCGCGACGCTCTCCATCATGGTTGGATTATTTATCAATTTTATGTATGATGGCTTATTCCCGCTATGGACGAAACACTTGCATATGGATGAGAAGGTTTTTGGTATGGTGTTAAGCGCGATTGGCTTGGGAAGTGTGCTCGGCGCGGTCGTGATCGGACAGTTCGCTGCATGGCAAAAGCGTCCGCTGGCGATAATGTCCATCGGTGCTGCCATAGGCGGTTCGCAATTATTGTTGATGGGGCTTGGCGGATTGGAAGCCATTGGTGGTGGGGTTTACCTCTGGTTCATCGTTTTTCTCGTGTTGGGTATGTCCTCGTCTGCGGTGTTCATCCCTTTCGGCTACATTATGCAAATGGAAACACCACAAAACCTGATTGGTCGTGTTTCTGCCACTACCAATGCCGTTCAAAATACCACCATGTTGGTCTCCCCTTCCATCGGTGCGTTCCTAGCAAAGATCTTTGGGGTGGGATATGTGTTTTTCGGTTCGGGTTTGGCTATGACGTTGTTTGGTGTGAGTGTGCTTATGGTCTCTTTCAGGATCAGCGGGGGTAAATCGGTGAAATCGTCGGATAAAGAAGGTTCAGTAAGTGCTTAA